Part of the Candidatus Methylomirabilota bacterium genome is shown below.
TCCGCACGGCCGCCGATTCTAGCAGGCGCGGTCGGAGCTCCAGGGAGGAGTATCTTGCCGCGGCGTCCCGGGGTGAGGCGTAGAATCGACCCAGCAAGGAGGTCCCGGCCATGGCGAACGCGTTGTTCAGCGTGCCCCCGCCTCGCAACGAGCCCAACCTGACCTACGCGCCCGGCACGCCGGAGCGGACGGCGCTCAAGGCCCGGCTCCAGCAGATGGCCAGCGAGGTGATCGAGATCACCCCGTGCATCGGCGGCAAGCAGGTCAAGACGGGCAGGGTGGCCGAGGCCACGATGCCCCACGACCACCGGCACGTGCTGGCGACGTGGCACAAGGCGGGCCCCCGCGAGGTCGGACAGGCCATCGACGCGGCGCTGAACGCGCACGCCGCGTGGTCGCGGATGGCCTGGGAGGATCGGGCGGCCATCTTCCTGCGGGCGGCCGAGCTGCTGGCCGGGCCGTGGCGCCAGGTGCTCAATACCGCGACGATGCTGGGGCAGTCCAAGACCGCGCATCAGGCCGAGATCGACGCGGCGTGCGAGCTCATCGACTTCTGGCGCTTCAACGTGCACTTCGCCGAGGAGATCTACCGGCAGCAGCCGCACTCGGCCCCGGGCGTGTGGAACCGGCTGGAGCAGCGGCCGCTCGAAGGGTTCGTCTTCGCGGTGACGCCGTTCAACTTCACGGCGATCGGCGGCAACCTGCCGACCGCGCCGGCCTTGCTGGGCAACACCGTCGTGTGGAAGCCGGCCTCCGCGGCGATCGTCTCGGCGCACTACATCATGGAGCTGCTGGACGCGGCGGGGCTGCCGCCCGGGGTCATCAACATGGTGCCGGGCGCGGGCGCCGAGGTCGGCGATCCGGCCCTGGCCTCGCCCGATCTGGCCGGCATCCACTTCACGGGCTCCACGGGGACGTTTCAGGGGATGTGGGAGACGGTCGGGCGCCACGTGCGGCGCTACAAGTCCTATCCACGCATCGTCGGAGAGACGGGCGGCAAGGACTTCGTGTTCGCCCACCCCACCGCCGAGGTGCCGGCGCTGGTGACCGCGCTGACGCGCGGCGCCTTCGAGTACCAGGGCCAGAAGTGCTCGGCGGCCTCGCGCGCCTTCATGCCCGCCTCGCTGTGGC
Proteins encoded:
- the pruA gene encoding L-glutamate gamma-semialdehyde dehydrogenase, with the translated sequence MANALFSVPPPRNEPNLTYAPGTPERTALKARLQQMASEVIEITPCIGGKQVKTGRVAEATMPHDHRHVLATWHKAGPREVGQAIDAALNAHAAWSRMAWEDRAAIFLRAAELLAGPWRQVLNTATMLGQSKTAHQAEIDAACELIDFWRFNVHFAEEIYRQQPHSAPGVWNRLEQRPLEGFVFAVTPFNFTAIGGNLPTAPALLGNTVVWKPASAAIVSAHYIMELLDAAGLPPGVINMVPGAGAEVGDPALASPDLAGIHFTGSTGTFQGMWETVGRHVRRYKSYPRIVGETGGKDFVFAHPTAEVPALVTALTRGAFEYQGQKCSAASRAFMPASLWPAVAAALREQVSRIKMGDVRDFGNFMGAVIDRAAFTSITGYLDWARRSPDCEILVGGGADDGKGWFIEPTVILARTPDVKVMREEIFGPVLTVYVYEDRMLDDTLALCDRGSPYALTGAIFARDRDAIARMTDALRYAAGNFYINDKPTGAVVGQQPFGGARASGTNDKAGSVLNLLRWVSPRAIKETFAPPTDFRYPFMQPGE